A region of the Stieleria neptunia genome:
CAGATCGCGCGTTTGATGGAGGAATCGAAACTGCCCGGCGACGATGTCGGCTGCTTGGGCGTTGCGCTCGGGCCAAAGCAGTAATCTGCGTGCGGCGATTCGCTGGAACGCGGACCGGGCGCCCGGCTTCCAGCGAGCCTGGCTTTGCCCGGCTTGAAAGACCAACCGCTCGGGCAAACGCCGGCGAAGATGACGCTGCACGGTCCGGTACAGCCGCCAGGCGAATTGACGTGGTCGATGGTAGCGAAGCAGTGCGACCAGACGAGACAGGCGGCGCGGTGCCATGGAATGTCTTGCAGATCAGCGACGCGTGCCGCCGGAGGACGCGACAGGGGTCAGTTTCGAATCATCTGATCCGTCGCCCGACCTTTCCCCCCAGTCTCGATCCTCTAGACAAAACACGTCACCTTGGGATGTCCGCCGGATGATCGACAACATGTCCCGCGCAAGCTGGTCTCGGTTAAAGTGTTCGATCACGAACCTGCGCCCGTTTCGCCCCAGCTCCCGGACGGCACCTGGGGCGCCGATCATCCAATCCAGAATTTCAAACAGCTGGGCGTCGTTTTCCGGCTCCATCGCAACGCCGCTCTCGGCCGCGAGCACGATGTCCAGGGCACGCCCGCGAACGCCCATGATGATCGGCCGCTCCATCGCCATGGTTTCAAAGATTTTTGACGGGATGACGTGCTCGAACAGGTCCACCTTGCTGAGGTGCACCAAGCAGGCATCCGAGGCCGAGAGGACCTGGGGAATCTCCGATTTGTCCAGACGGCCGGTCAATCGAATCAGATCGCCGAGCCCCAACTCCGCAACCGTGCGCCGCATTTCCTCCAACTTGGCTCCGCCACCGACAACCAGAAACACGACGTCTTCTCGGCCGACCGCTTCGAAACGCTGTGCCGCATTGACGATCACGTCCAAGCCATGCGCCATGCCGACGGTCCCGACATAGGAACAAACGAATTTGCCGTCCAACTCAAATCGTTTGGAGAACGAAGCACAATCGGTTTCAGGCTGGAATTGTTTCGGATCCACCCCGTTGGTCACCATCGAGATTCGATTCGCCACGTCAACCTTGGAAAGGATGTTGTCACGGTATCCCGGACCGACGGTGACGATGTGGTCGGCACTGCGGTACATCCAACGTTCCATCCACTCGAGTGCTCGAATGATCACACCGCGGCGAATCGCACCGACGGTCACAATCGACTCCGGCCAGATGTCGCGGACTTCCAACACCAGCGGACACCATTTCAACCAGCTGGCCAGAACCCCGGTGACTCCACAAAAAAATTGGGGCGTGGTCGCGACGATCACATGCGGACGTCGTACGAAGAACACAAACGCCACCAGTGCAGAAACCAGATAGCTGAGATAGTTGAGGATCAGCCCGATTCGCCCGGGACTATTCTGAATCAAGGTCCAAACGCGGACGACCTCCACACCATCGATCGTCTCCCGCTGCGGCCACAAGCGGTTTTTGTACCCGCTGTACACCTTTCCGTCCGGCACGTTCGGCGCGCAGGTAATCACCGTGACTTGGTCAACATTTGGCTCGCGCAGCCACCGTGAACAATGATCTGCCGTTCGAGACGCCGGTGCATTCCCTTCCGGCGTAAAGTAATGCGAGAAGAATACGATTTTCACAAAGCAAAGAGCGTTAGATAGAAAATGGTGATCACTGAGCGGTCAATCTCGCATCGACGGGGGATCCTACATGATTGTCCATGCCAAGAACACTCGCAAGCATCCAAACACCTGAACACGCAGATTCGAATAGGATCCCCTTGGATATCGGGAAAATTATTCCAATTTTCATGGCGAATGAATAACGACCGTCAATTAGATGGCGGCGAGTCGTTCCAACAGCCCAGCGTGGTTCGGCGCCCGTCGCTGATCGGACAACGATACAGCGAGAAAGGCTGGAGTTGACTGGTGAGATTTGCGGACCGAGAAGGCTAAGAGAAGGCGGACATCTGTGTGCGAATTTGCTCGTCAGCGTCGATCGTCGCTAGACTAACCTCGATCAATTCTTCCGTCGGGATCGGCCAACGGCCTTCACGACAAGCCAGCTGTAGGAACGCTTCGACTTCACCGGCGTGCCCCTTGTCCTGGCCGCGTGTCTTGAGTGATTTTTTGTCGCCGACCACGTAGGATCGTCGGAAGTTGTCGACCACGAATACTTTGCCGCCGGCGAACACTTCAATCCGCTCTTTGGCAAACGCTTTATGTCCGTTGGCCAGATAGTGAATGGTGGCGATCGATCCGTCCTGGAAGGTCAACTGAATCGCGGCGCAATCACCGAGAATCCCGTCGCCGCCTCGCATCGCGGTCGCGACCACGCTCTCGACCGGACTGTCGGCGATGAATCGCGCGAGATCGATAAAGTGACATGCTTCACCGATGATTCGCCCGCCACCTACCTCCAAATCTTGCGTCCAGTGGTCCGCGGGAATTTTCCCCGCATTGATGGTCAGAACCAGGGCTTTGGATGAACTCGTCGATCGCAGCCAATTCTTTAACGCCACGGTGTGCGGGGAGAACCGACGATTGAACCCGACCATCAAACGCTGTGACGGATTCTCGTTCAAGCAGTCACTCACCTGATTGAGATCCTCTCGATTCATCGCGAGAGGTTTTTCGACGAAGACGTGCTTCCCATGCGTCAAAGCCTGGACGACAAACGACGCGTGCGTGCTGTGCGGTGTTGTGATAAACACGGCGTCGACCGTCTCATCCTCAAGCACCGCACGCGTGTCGGTTCCGCACCGAGAGAATCCGAATTTTTTCGCCGCGTGAGACGCCGAGACTCCAGTCCCGCTGGTGATCGAATGACGGACCACGTTCTGCTTCGGCAACAGTGGCAGAAGCATTCGCGTGGTGAATCCGCCGGCACCGATGAACGCCACCGACGGATCATCCGTTTTGGATCCAGGCAACTCTTTGCTTTGGTTGCCGACCCACAATAATCGCGAGTGTCGTTCCGGTCGATTCTCTTGCTCGTATTCGAGCAGAATGCCCATCGCGCCCTTTTCGTGAATCGCTTCATAGCCTCTTAATGCATCGTCAAAAACGAAGCGATGGGTCGTCAAGGATTCAGTCTCGATCTTTCCACCATCGAGCAATTGCAGGACCGCTTCGAAATTCCGTTGCTCCGTCCAACGCACAAAGCCGATCGGATAGTCCAACCCGCGTTGTTCGTAGTTCGCATCGTAGCGTCCCGGACCATAAGAACACGACACCTGAAACGAAAGCTCTTTCTCATAGAAATCGGCACGTCGGAGGTTCAGTCCGACAACACCAACCAGCACAATTCTGCCGCGTTTTCGACACATCGTTGCGGCTTGATGGATCAGCTCGTCACTCTTCGTCGATGCCGTGACCAGCACTCCATCAACGCCCTGCCCGCCGGTCCAGTGCTCCGCAGCGAGGACAGGATCCTGATCGGCAGCGAGATTGACCGTCATCGCGCCGAATGATTCGGCAAGTTTTAGTTTGTCGTCGTCAAAGTCGATTCCCAATACCTCGCAACCGTGAGCGCGGAGCATTTGCACGGCCAGCAGTCCGATCAGACCAAGTCCACTGACGACAATTCGCTCACCAAGCGTCGGCTGCAATAATCGGATGCCCTGCAATCCGATCGCAGAAACCACTGTAAACGCGGCAGCCTCATCGGAAACACCAGACGGAATCTTTGCGACCAAATTCTCGGGCACGCTGACCATTTCAGCGTGCGGTCCATTGCTGATCACTCTGTCCCCAATGGCAAAACGCGATTGACGCGAAGTTTCCGCGACAACTCCGACATTGCAGTAGCCCAATGGAATCGGTGTATCAAGCTTTGCCCGAACGGCATCGACCGTCGTCAAAAGACCATCGGTCTTGATCTTTTGAAGGACCTGCTTGACCTTGTCCGGCTGCGATCGAGCCTTCGCAAGATAGCTCCCCTTTCCAAAATCAACGAGCATCTTCTCGGTGCCGAGCGACACGAGTGAACGTACACTCTGTATCAATACGCCCCCCTCGGCCCGCCGCGGGCAAGGGACTTCGGCGAGCAGCGTTTCACCGCTGCCAAGGTTTTGCAGAATTTGTCTCATGAATGCTTCTTTTAAACGCCTGTCACCGCATCAACCATTCGACAAACGGATCGAGCCGATTCGGCAGCACAATTTTGCTAGGGGGTAATGGATGAGGTCGAATCGCTTGCCGTCGACCGTCCGATTCGTTGGACAGCTCGGACCCGCGAATTGCCTCTCGGATCGAGCTTGCAATGGACTCAACCGACATCGCGTCAAACGTCCGCGATGCTTGAACGACATCGGCGAAGCACGCGTCCTGGGGGACGATCGCTTTACAACCCGCCGAAACGCCTTCGACGATTCCGAGACCGATCGTTTCCAAGAGGGATGGGAAGATCACGTACTCACACCTCGTGGCCAACGCGAGCCCTTCTGCCCACGCTACGGGACCAAGGAAGTGAACATTGGAAGGCACCTCGTTCGACGAAACCCTGTCGCTGCGGGAGATCGTCACGTAAAGGCTTGCATCATTTTCCGTTTGCTGAACACGTCGCCACGCTTCGAAAAGCCGGGCGTGGTTCTTGTGCGGACGCCCATCACTAATGTAAACGAAGGACCTAGGCTCGCGGAAACCTGTTTCAGCCTTGCGAATTGCGGTCTCTATCCCGCGCACATCGAAAAAGGGAAAGCACTCCATGCGATCCGCATCGCTCTGCACCTCTCGTTCCAGCGTTCGGCTGATCGTCGGAGTCTGCGTGATCCAAGCATCGGTATGTTTCGCATTTCGTTTCAATCCTTGCCGCAGCACGGCAAAGCGAAAACGGTCTTTCAAATTGTACCGGACGCGATTGTCCAGACTCGCGAGCAAATGAGCGTTCTGAAAGTACGTCGCGACCTCCACTCCGGCCAGCTCGCAAGTCGGCGGAATATTCCCAAAACAGAGCAATCGCTCGGGTCGGAACCGTTGCACGTTTTCAACGAGTGACCGCCGTCGGCTGCCCGAGAACGGATGACATGGAGCATTGAAAACAACGTTGGTTCGCTCAGATTTTGTAACGGCCAAGGATGAACGGGTATTGCTCGATGCAATCACTCGCGTCTCATTTTCCGGAAGTGCATCGATCAGCGTTCGCAGCAGCGTTCCGCCGCCGCCGCCACTCAGGTTGGTCGCATCGATCAAAAGGTGTATTGAAGACAATCGAATTCCTTTAGCCGCACATGCTACTGGGCTGGGATCAGCAATCTCAATTCTTCGTCCATCCTATGGGCGACGAATGCCGCCGTATGCGGATCGCAAAGCTCTTGAGACCGTTTCCCCATTTCTTTCCGCCGAACCACGCCGGTCTCGTGAAACCACAACATCGCTTCGAGAATCGCGTCGGAACTCCCCGGCTCAATCGCCAGACCATTGTCGTGATCGACGATCAAATCAGCGGTCGCACCACATGTCGTTGTCCCGATCAATGGCATTCCGCAACACGCCGCTTCTGCGAGTACCACGCCCCATGCGTCATAAACGCTGGGGAGAACGAATACATCTGACCGATAGAAGTATGCGGGCAACTCTGAGCCGTCCACAAAACCTTTGAAGTCGATTCCATCGGCTTGGCAAAGGTGATCGAGCGGCCCGCGCCCACATACGGTCAGCGCCCACGGGGAGTCGACCTGCCGGCGGTATCGCGAGTAAGCCTCACAAAGCAAGTCGAATCCCTTGCGTTGGATCAGCTGGCCTGCGAACAAGAACGACGGCGGATCACACTTCTCGTGCGCCCCGGCTTCAAATTGGTGGATCCGTTCCGAATCGACATTGTAAAGCCCGACGAGTACCTTCGACTCGGGTACGTTCCAGTACCCCATCAACTCACGCCCCGCCTTTCCCGGCACCCAAACTCTTGCCGATCGAGAAAAGAACGACCGCAAGGCAAATTTGCCTACGAACTGTTTCCATGTCCCGCGGAATGTGTTGTCCGCACAAAGAACGATTGGGAGATCACCGAGATCACGGTTCGAATAGAGCTTCGCGTACCCCTTGTACTGCCACCCGCTGATCATCAGCACGTCGGGAGAAACTCTTGCCACCAATTCTGCAACGGCTTCCGCATCGTTTGCAGTTTGCTCGGTCATTTCGAGTCTTCGAATCCCTTCGAAGAGCCTGTCGCTAACGGGCGACTCCCCTTCGCCCAAGTTGTCATTTCCGATGCCGGCAACGATCACTTCATGACCGTACATTGCCTCCATTGCCCGGCAGAATCCCGCCAAATAGCTCGGCAGCCTTGCCCACAGTAGCATCAGTTTCATCGTTGTTGAAATCCACCGGCTGTATGTTCAACCGCCCTAAATCGTTTGCAAGCGGAGGTCATCTTGGTCAATAGGTTGATGGATCAGACGGGTTCCCATAAGCAACCGGCTTGGAACTGATCGGCACCAAACGGTGCATGATCTTCATGCACACGATTGAGCAAACAATCCCAATGACCATCGTGTCGATGAAGAAATTGACTTCGCCACGTGGGATCGCAAACAGCTGGCCGAGCCCGGATAGCATGGGCAGTGTATAAATCAAATGGCGTCTGGAGTCGATATAGCCGTCCATCCACTTCAGTCCATAGCCGATCAAAATCGCATAGATGACCAATGCATACGCACCGCCTTCGCACATCGCATGACCGATCAAACCGGCCCCGACATTGAGTCCCCCGACGTTTCGAAGCCGGGCCTGTCCAGGAATCTGAATCCCCAATCCTTCCGGCTTGTCGCGCCAATACGCCCGTGGAACGAAATAGTGCACGGTAGCGCGAGCGGAATAAAGGTGGCGATAGGCGAAACGCTTCGGGTAGTTCTCCATGCACCACAGGGAAATCGTCGCCGACCCTTGAAAATTCGCCAGTCGTTGAAGGCCATGACCTATATCCGCCTCCATCATGTATTCGATCGACTGTGAAACGGTCCTGGGGTGGCGGACACGTGCCTCCGAGAATGCGGCAAGCAGAATAATCATGGGGCTGGTCAGCAGTACGACTGTCATCGCGAGCTTCGGCAGATTCACGTTTGCCATAAACTGCAAATGCCCAACCCAGGCAACGATCAATGCAAGCGAGAGCAGCCCCCGACGTCCGTATTCGGTTAAGTGCGGGACGCAGCTTGCTGCCAAAACAGCGAGGAAAACCCACATCAAGAATACGTTTTGCCGGTCTCGAAACCAAGCGTAACCCGCCATTCCAGTCGCGGTCGCCCCAATTCCGGAAGACGCATAGAGCATGAGGTCCGGCATCGCAATGAAGCCCAGCCCCCAAACAATCGTCGCGGCCAACGAAAGACCGACCGAATGCCAAAAAAGCGTATGCGTTCCAATCTCTTGAGGCTCGATGATTTCGGTTTCCCTAAACCTCGGGCTGAAAAACCGGTATGAAGCAAACAAGAAAACTAAGCAAAGGATTTCCAAACCAATATACTTCAATGAAGTCATCGATCCGGGGTCACTGATCTTATACGCCCAAAGCGAAAAACCGCGTCGATTGAGAAGCCAGATGTTTAGACCGAAGTTTTGAAAATAAAGAAATCCGAGAAGAAAAAGGTTTCGACAGCAAAATAACGGAACGCTACCTGTCCGATTGTCTCTCGCGACAAGAAAAACGACCGACACTGCAACCATCGCGTTGGCAACGATAAGAAAAAAGATCATGTGTGCACTTTTCGTTCAGACGCGGTCGGTTTCGACGCGTCAATTGGGGCAGTTCTGCTCAACGTTTCGGCTCAAGAGCACCATCGGATTTGCGGATCAAGCCCTTCATCCAGGCGTGGAGCTGCCGACACTGCGATTTGCGTTGGTAAACGGAGATAAATCTTGACGATTCATCCTGGAGAAATGACCGTGAAGCGTACATCGCTTCACACAACGCGCGTTTTAATTCGGAAACGGATGGGCTGTCGAGCACGGATGCGTGCGGCCACCGTTTTAAAAACAGCCTATCCGACCGCGTCGGGTTGACGTGAATCACCGGACGAGCTGACGCCAAGTATTCAAATAGCTTCGAACTCAGCCCCATCCCGGCAGCGTGGCGATCTGGAAGGTGACTGAACAACACGTCCGCAGCGATCGTTTCCGCAACTGCTTCCTGATGCGAAATCCTGCCCAGGAATCGAAACTTCAGTTTGTCGGTATCGCCCGGTATGCTCGACGGAACGTTGCCACAAAACCGCACGCTCAGACGCTTGTCTGGAAACGTTTCGCCGAAGGCCTTGGCGAGATTGATGAGTGTTTCAGGCTCGATCGTCGACGATGAAAAAATCTGAATGTGGGGCTGTTCGATCAACGGAGTTTGACCCGTTGCATGAATGATTTCTGCCATCTCATCGGGAACACCGTTGGTCATGAGCCTCATCTTATGAGCCCACTCGCTTCGATTTCGTCTTGCCCATCGAAAGTGAATCGGAATGGCATGCGTGACGAGCGACGCTCGTTCATAAACAGAATTCTCGAATCGGTTGGTCAGGCAACGCTTGGCAAAGTTGGATTTTGACGAACTGAAACGCTTGTCGATCGTGAAGGGATCCCTGAAGTCCGCAACCCAAGGCACTTTCATTGCGCCGGCGATTCGGCCCCCTAGCCAATGAATCGAATGGGGAGGGCTAGAAACCAGGAGAATATCAGGAGAGACCGACTCAGCAACGGAGAGTGCCTTCGTCAATAAACGACGCTGCCTCCAAATCGCCACGTCCGGAACAGAAATTCCGTTCATCAATGCAGTGGCAATCTCCCGAGCAGCTCGGTTGACCTTTTGCGAGGCGGATCTCGAAGATGATACCGAAGCATTGCGATCCGCGTTCGTTGCGGCCCGCGGTGCGCCGAGACGTATGATGTTCACGTCTTCAAGGTCTTCCGCCGAATCCAACTGGTGTTGCGTAAGATATTGCCTGCAAATAACCGTCACTTGCTCACCTTCATCTCGAAGGTGCTTCGCCCATTCGGTGACTCGAATCGCCGCGACCGTCGGGTCGGGATAAAACGTATTCGATAAGAGGAGGATTCGGTTCATCTTCGGGACATTCGCGGTAACGAAACGTCATCGCGCACTGGCAAGTCATCTCACACCCTTGGTGCGAGAGTCACCGTCGACACGGCGCGAGTGCGTTGGCCTGCGTTTCGAATTAGACGTGCGCAAACGACTGACATTGTTAATCAGGATCCTACGCAAACTTGCCGGCGGATTTCAGTTTCTCATAGTGATCGACATCCCGCATCTTAAATACCTTCGCAGGGTGCCCACCGGCAATCGAGCATCTGGGAATATCGCTCACGACAACGCTTCCAGCCTGAATGATTGAACCTTCGCCGATGGTGATTCCGCCCAACAGGATCACTCGATCACCGATCCAGACGTTGTCTCCAATATGAATATCAAGGAGCAGGTATTCCTTCGAATCGTAGGGAATCGAATCCCCGTCGTCGTAGCGATGATTCTGCGTGATCATTCTCACTTCGGTGCCGCTGTGGAAATTGTCTCCGATGACAACCTTACCGCCACCCACGATCTGCACTCCGTTGAAGTTGGTGTTGTGCCCCAGGTGAGTTGTCCTTGTAAAGCTGCATTTGGCATTGACGTTGGGCCGAGACTTGCAGGAAGCAACACACCGCATGGTCCTGCGCGATCTCCACTCCCGCATGAACCGGCTGCGCACTGCAAGCAACTTTCGGTAGATCGATCTCAACATCCACTCACCTATTTCGGTTTCCGGCATTCCACTCGTAATGACCGTCGTCCGTTCTTTCCCAACCGAGTGGTTCTTCCGAATCGCAAATTCGAGAAATCAAATCCGCTGCGAGGGCGGCCGACGGAGGGCGGTCCGGTCGACTGCAACCGGCACAAAAATATTCGGCCTTCTCTGCCAAAACTGATCGTGGCTGACGGTCCAAGTCGACGATTTCTGCTGCGATCCGCTCGAGACTGCGAGCATGCCGAGACAATCCATGCTTCACGAAGCCGTAGACGTCTTCGGTCTCCGACGAGAAATACACAACACTCGGCACTCCCATCAGTGCTGCCTCCAATGCGATGGAGGAGGCGCCACACACCAGAATCCCTACACGCTCCAGAAAGGCGAACGAATCCTCGACTGCTGCTTCGGACATGCACAGGTTCATGTCTTCACACAGCCGCCGAACCGCATCGAAGATTGCCGGAGGTGTCGCAGGGTGCAACCTCACCAAAATCTCCCGTGAAACGAAGTCGCTTCGCAACTGCGACAGAACCGTTCGAGTGTACTCAAAATCATCCAACAGATTGAAGCAGATGCCGATGGACGACTGTTGCTCGCCGTCTTTTGGACGCGTCAAGTCTTTTGCACGAAAGGTATGGTCATACTTTGCGATTCCCGTCAGAAAAACTTTCGTTTTTGTTGACGGTCCGTATTTGTCAAACGCATCCCGACCATCCAGGAAGGCGTAGTCGAATTTCAACGCGGGGAAATGATCTGCGACACACGCGTGTTGGATGTAGACCGTCGGCACACCCTCGTCTTGCGCCGCTTTGTTGAGGGCACAGTAGGTACCGACGTGGTC
Encoded here:
- a CDS encoding acyltransferase; the protein is MPETEIGEWMLRSIYRKLLAVRSRFMREWRSRRTMRCVASCKSRPNVNAKCSFTRTTHLGHNTNFNGVQIVGGGKVVIGDNFHSGTEVRMITQNHRYDDGDSIPYDSKEYLLLDIHIGDNVWIGDRVILLGGITIGEGSIIQAGSVVVSDIPRCSIAGGHPAKVFKMRDVDHYEKLKSAGKFA
- a CDS encoding glycosyltransferase family 4 protein; translated protein: MKLMLLWARLPSYLAGFCRAMEAMYGHEVIVAGIGNDNLGEGESPVSDRLFEGIRRLEMTEQTANDAEAVAELVARVSPDVLMISGWQYKGYAKLYSNRDLGDLPIVLCADNTFRGTWKQFVGKFALRSFFSRSARVWVPGKAGRELMGYWNVPESKVLVGLYNVDSERIHQFEAGAHEKCDPPSFLFAGQLIQRKGFDLLCEAYSRYRRQVDSPWALTVCGRGPLDHLCQADGIDFKGFVDGSELPAYFYRSDVFVLPSVYDAWGVVLAEAACCGMPLIGTTTCGATADLIVDHDNGLAIEPGSSDAILEAMLWFHETGVVRRKEMGKRSQELCDPHTAAFVAHRMDEELRLLIPAQ
- a CDS encoding glycosyltransferase, which translates into the protein MSSIHLLIDATNLSGGGGGTLLRTLIDALPENETRVIASSNTRSSLAVTKSERTNVVFNAPCHPFSGSRRRSLVENVQRFRPERLLCFGNIPPTCELAGVEVATYFQNAHLLASLDNRVRYNLKDRFRFAVLRQGLKRNAKHTDAWITQTPTISRTLEREVQSDADRMECFPFFDVRGIETAIRKAETGFREPRSFVYISDGRPHKNHARLFEAWRRVQQTENDASLYVTISRSDRVSSNEVPSNVHFLGPVAWAEGLALATRCEYVIFPSLLETIGLGIVEGVSAGCKAIVPQDACFADVVQASRTFDAMSVESIASSIREAIRGSELSNESDGRRQAIRPHPLPPSKIVLPNRLDPFVEWLMR
- a CDS encoding bi-domain-containing oxidoreductase, whose amino-acid sequence is MRQILQNLGSGETLLAEVPCPRRAEGGVLIQSVRSLVSLGTEKMLVDFGKGSYLAKARSQPDKVKQVLQKIKTDGLLTTVDAVRAKLDTPIPLGYCNVGVVAETSRQSRFAIGDRVISNGPHAEMVSVPENLVAKIPSGVSDEAAAFTVVSAIGLQGIRLLQPTLGERIVVSGLGLIGLLAVQMLRAHGCEVLGIDFDDDKLKLAESFGAMTVNLAADQDPVLAAEHWTGGQGVDGVLVTASTKSDELIHQAATMCRKRGRIVLVGVVGLNLRRADFYEKELSFQVSCSYGPGRYDANYEQRGLDYPIGFVRWTEQRNFEAVLQLLDGGKIETESLTTHRFVFDDALRGYEAIHEKGAMGILLEYEQENRPERHSRLLWVGNQSKELPGSKTDDPSVAFIGAGGFTTRMLLPLLPKQNVVRHSITSGTGVSASHAAKKFGFSRCGTDTRAVLEDETVDAVFITTPHSTHASFVVQALTHGKHVFVEKPLAMNREDLNQVSDCLNENPSQRLMVGFNRRFSPHTVALKNWLRSTSSSKALVLTINAGKIPADHWTQDLEVGGGRIIGEACHFIDLARFIADSPVESVVATAMRGGDGILGDCAAIQLTFQDGSIATIHYLANGHKAFAKERIEVFAGGKVFVVDNFRRSYVVGDKKSLKTRGQDKGHAGEVEAFLQLACREGRWPIPTEELIEVSLATIDADEQIRTQMSAFS
- a CDS encoding glycosyltransferase; translated protein: MNRILLLSNTFYPDPTVAAIRVTEWAKHLRDEGEQVTVICRQYLTQHQLDSAEDLEDVNIIRLGAPRAATNADRNASVSSSRSASQKVNRAAREIATALMNGISVPDVAIWRQRRLLTKALSVAESVSPDILLVSSPPHSIHWLGGRIAGAMKVPWVADFRDPFTIDKRFSSSKSNFAKRCLTNRFENSVYERASLVTHAIPIHFRWARRNRSEWAHKMRLMTNGVPDEMAEIIHATGQTPLIEQPHIQIFSSSTIEPETLINLAKAFGETFPDKRLSVRFCGNVPSSIPGDTDKLKFRFLGRISHQEAVAETIAADVLFSHLPDRHAAGMGLSSKLFEYLASARPVIHVNPTRSDRLFLKRWPHASVLDSPSVSELKRALCEAMYASRSFLQDESSRFISVYQRKSQCRQLHAWMKGLIRKSDGALEPKR
- a CDS encoding glycosyltransferase family 4 protein, which translates into the protein MKIVFFSHYFTPEGNAPASRTADHCSRWLREPNVDQVTVITCAPNVPDGKVYSGYKNRLWPQRETIDGVEVVRVWTLIQNSPGRIGLILNYLSYLVSALVAFVFFVRRPHVIVATTPQFFCGVTGVLASWLKWCPLVLEVRDIWPESIVTVGAIRRGVIIRALEWMERWMYRSADHIVTVGPGYRDNILSKVDVANRISMVTNGVDPKQFQPETDCASFSKRFELDGKFVCSYVGTVGMAHGLDVIVNAAQRFEAVGREDVVFLVVGGGAKLEEMRRTVAELGLGDLIRLTGRLDKSEIPQVLSASDACLVHLSKVDLFEHVIPSKIFETMAMERPIIMGVRGRALDIVLAAESGVAMEPENDAQLFEILDWMIGAPGAVRELGRNGRRFVIEHFNRDQLARDMLSIIRRTSQGDVFCLEDRDWGERSGDGSDDSKLTPVASSGGTRR